GAAGTGTCCATCGATCCGCTGAAATTCCGCGATCAGCGCAAATATGCCGACCGTCTGAAAGATGCCCGCACGAAGACCGGCATGAATGACGCGATCAAGCTCGGCTTCGGCCGGCTGGATACCATTCCCGTCGTGATCGGCGTGCAGGATTTCGATTTCATGGGTGGCTCGCTTGGCATGGCTGCGGGCGAAGCGGTGGTGAAGGGGCTGGAGACCGCAGTCGAGCGCGGTACACCGTTCATTCTCTTTGCCGCGTCGGGCGGTGCGCGCATGCAGGAAGGCATCCTGTCGCTGATGCAGATGCCGCGCACGACGGTCGCGGTCGAAATGCTGCGTGAAGCAAAGAAGCCTTACATCGTCGTTCTCACCAATCCGACGACGGGCGGCGTTACGGCTTCCTACGCGATGTTGGGCGATGTGCATATCGCCGAGCCTGGTGCGTTGATCGGCTTTGCCGGCCCGCGCGTCATTGAACAGACGATTCGTGAGAAATTGCCAGCCGGCTTCCAGCGCGCCGAGTACCTGAAAGAGCATGGCATGGTCGACATGGTGGTGCACCGGCATGAGATGCGTGCAACGCTGGCGCGCATTTGCCGCTTGCTCACCAAGGCGTCGTCGCCCGCCACGCATCCGGCGCTGCCGGCTGCGGAAATGGCAGCGGCGTCCGCCTGAAATTGAATTATTGAAAATCGCTCCACGCATGTCTGAGCAAGCGGGATGCCAGCCTTGTTCTGGCTCTATGCCTTCGCGGAGACGTGCAGGCCGTGCTAGTCATTGTTCATGACCACGCTCGACGACACACTCACGCGCCTGCTCGCGCTGCATCCCAGGCTGATCGATCTTTCGCTCGACCGGATGTGGCGTCTGCTCGCGCGCCTCGATCACCCCGAGCGAAAGCTGCCACCGGTCATCCAGGTGGCCGGCACGAATGGCAAGGGCTCGACAATCGCCTTCATGCGCTCGATCCTCGAAGCGGCCGGCCAGCATGTGCATGTCTATACCTCGCCGCATCTGGTACGGTTCAACGAGCGCTTCCGGATTGCGGCTGAAGGCGGCGGCCAATTGGTCGGTGATGATGAGTTGCGTGCGACACTTGAAGAGTGCGAGCGCCTCAATGCCGGCGAACCGATCACTGTGTTCGAGATCACGACAGCGGCCGGCATGCTGCTGTTCTCGCGCCACCCTGCCGATGTGCTGCTGCTTGAAGTCGGGCTTGGCGGCCGCCTCGACGCGACCAATGTCGTCGATGCACCGCTGCTGAGCGTCATCACGCCGGTGTCGCTAGATCATGCCGATTACCTCGGCGATTCGATCGAAAGCGTCGCGACGGAAAAAGCAGGCATCATCAAGCGCGGAGTGCGGGCCGTCATTGGCCCGCAAATGCCGGAAGCCCTGTCGATCATCGAACGCACCGCGCAGCGCATGCGGGCACCGCTCCTCGTCGCCGGCGAACACTGGAATGCGAGCGAAGAACATCGCCGCCTTGTCTATCAGGATGACAACGGTCTGCTCGATCTTCCCGGCCCAAAGCTGCCTGGGCGCCATCAATTCGTGAATGCCGGTGTTGCCGTTGCGGCGTTGCGGGCGTCGGGTTTGCGGATTTCGGTGGAGGCTTATGATGCCGGCCTCGTGAAAGCCGAATGGCCGGCACGGATGCAGCGGCTGACACATGGGCATCTTGTTACACTTGCGCCCGCGGGCAGCGAAATCTGGCTCGATGGCGGCCACAATCCCGATGGCGGCCGCGCGGTCGCAGTCTCACTCGCCGATATCGAGGAGCGCGCACCAAAGCCGCTGGTGATGATCGTCGGCATGCTGGGCACGAAGGACTTCGAAGGCTATCTGCGCCATTTCAGCGGGCTGGCGCTGTGCCTCTATGCCGTGCCCGTTCCGCATGCCGAGCGCAGTCTTCCCCCAGAGCAGATTGCCGAAACCGCGAGCAAGATCGGCATTCCGTCCGAAAGCGCGATAGACGTCGAAGCCGCGCTGGCTGCAATCAAGGCGTTGTCATTCGATACGCCGCCGCGCATCCTAATCGGTGGTTCGCTGTATCTTGCGGGCGATGTGCTGGCGCGCAACGAGACACTGCCGGTTTGAAGCGTTTTTCGAGCAAAATTTGCAAAGAACATCCCGGCCATAACAAAGGGTGTTTAGGCCAGAAGCTTCTGCAAATTGGCTTTCTTCTGCTTGAGCTGATCGAGCGTGCATTGCCTGGGCGATTTGTCGGGCCGCCAGCGCAATAAGGTTGTGCCGTGACGGAAGCGATCGCCGGAGAAGTGATCGTAGCGCACCTCCACGACAAGCTTGGGTCTGAGCGGCTGCCATTCAGCCGACCGCTTGGTGGACCAGCGGCTCGGGCCGCCCGGTTTGTTGCCGGTGAAGCCGGGCGGGGCAATCAGTCTTTCCAGCTTCTTTGTCAGTTCGGCTTTTTCGGCAGCTTTCAGTCCTGATGTGAAGCCGACGTGGTGCAACAGGCCTGCGTCGTCATAGAGGCCAAGCAGCAGAGAGCCGACGACTTTCTTGCCCTCATTGTAGCGAAAGCCGCCGACGACACAGTCGGCACTGCGATGATTCTTGATCTTCTGCATCGCCTCGCGCGTGCCGGATGCATAGGGCTTGTCACGCCGCTTGGCGATGATGCCGTCAAGTGCATTCCCGACGCGTGCAAACCATTTCTTTGCGTCCGGTAATTTCACGGTGGCGGGCGACAGACGGATCGTCTTGTTATTGCGCAGGAATGTTCTGGCGAAATGATCGAGCGCCTGTCGCCGGGTATCGAGGATATCCTTTACCAGTGATGCTCCGTCAACATTGGCCAGCAGATCGAATACGATGAATAATGCCGGCGTTTCGGCAGCAAGACGCGCGACGCGGCTTTTTGCTGGATGGATCCGCTGCAGCAGGGCGTCAAAGGAAAAGGCCGCGCCGTCCGGCACGACGATCTCGCCATCGAGGATGAATCTCGTCGCCTTCAACTCCGCAAGCGCGGCGATCAGCTCGGGAAAATAGCGGGTCAGCAACTGACCGGATTTGGACTGCAGCTCCACGCTATTGCCGTCGCGAAAAGCGAGGCTGCGAAAGCCATCCCATTTGGGTTCGTATTGCCATTCGGCGCCGGTCGGGATGTCTTCGACCGACAGCGCCTCCATCGGCGGGAAAGGCA
The genomic region above belongs to Pseudorhodoplanes sinuspersici and contains:
- the accD gene encoding acetyl-CoA carboxylase, carboxyltransferase subunit beta — its product is MNWISNVVRPKIRSFLNRRETPENLWIKCPETGQLVFFKDVEANQFVIPGSNYHMRMSATARLKSMFDGETWLDIGVPEVSIDPLKFRDQRKYADRLKDARTKTGMNDAIKLGFGRLDTIPVVIGVQDFDFMGGSLGMAAGEAVVKGLETAVERGTPFILFAASGGARMQEGILSLMQMPRTTVAVEMLREAKKPYIVVLTNPTTGGVTASYAMLGDVHIAEPGALIGFAGPRVIEQTIREKLPAGFQRAEYLKEHGMVDMVVHRHEMRATLARICRLLTKASSPATHPALPAAEMAAASA
- a CDS encoding ATP-dependent DNA ligase, which gives rise to MSLPIKMPFPPMEALSVEDIPTGAEWQYEPKWDGFRSLAFRDGNSVELQSKSGQLLTRYFPELIAALAELKATRFILDGEIVVPDGAAFSFDALLQRIHPAKSRVARLAAETPALFIVFDLLANVDGASLVKDILDTRRQALDHFARTFLRNNKTIRLSPATVKLPDAKKWFARVGNALDGIIAKRRDKPYASGTREAMQKIKNHRSADCVVGGFRYNEGKKVVGSLLLGLYDDAGLLHHVGFTSGLKAAEKAELTKKLERLIAPPGFTGNKPGGPSRWSTKRSAEWQPLRPKLVVEVRYDHFSGDRFRHGTTLLRWRPDKSPRQCTLDQLKQKKANLQKLLA
- a CDS encoding bifunctional folylpolyglutamate synthase/dihydrofolate synthase codes for the protein MTTLDDTLTRLLALHPRLIDLSLDRMWRLLARLDHPERKLPPVIQVAGTNGKGSTIAFMRSILEAAGQHVHVYTSPHLVRFNERFRIAAEGGGQLVGDDELRATLEECERLNAGEPITVFEITTAAGMLLFSRHPADVLLLEVGLGGRLDATNVVDAPLLSVITPVSLDHADYLGDSIESVATEKAGIIKRGVRAVIGPQMPEALSIIERTAQRMRAPLLVAGEHWNASEEHRRLVYQDDNGLLDLPGPKLPGRHQFVNAGVAVAALRASGLRISVEAYDAGLVKAEWPARMQRLTHGHLVTLAPAGSEIWLDGGHNPDGGRAVAVSLADIEERAPKPLVMIVGMLGTKDFEGYLRHFSGLALCLYAVPVPHAERSLPPEQIAETASKIGIPSESAIDVEAALAAIKALSFDTPPRILIGGSLYLAGDVLARNETLPV